A genomic segment from Nodularia sphaerocarpa UHCC 0038 encodes:
- the rpsF gene encoding 30S ribosomal protein S6 — translation MSIVYETIYILRPDLGDEQVEQAISKYQKLLTDHGSENIKIQNRGKRRLAYEIKKHRDGIYVQMDYSGPGSAIAPMERAMRLSEEVIRYLTIKQDLPEEVAEEAEDKVAVSV, via the coding sequence ATGTCGATAGTTTACGAAACAATTTACATTCTGCGTCCAGATTTAGGAGATGAACAGGTAGAGCAAGCAATTAGTAAATACCAGAAGTTGCTCACAGATCATGGTTCTGAGAATATCAAAATTCAAAATCGTGGTAAACGTCGCCTAGCTTATGAAATTAAGAAGCATCGCGATGGCATCTACGTTCAAATGGACTACAGTGGCCCTGGAAGTGCGATCGCTCCGATGGAACGTGCTATGCGTTTAAGTGAAGAAGTGATTCGCTACTTGACTATTAAGCAGGATCTACCAGAAGAAGTAGCAGAAGAAGCAGAAGACAAAGTTGCTGTTTCTGTCTAA
- a CDS encoding Tic20 family protein, which translates to MTWRGSITVSDRIFACLPYLLPLVEGLAFGRFLFSQFPLLAVLFLPLSPIQGIYASIPFASLIIFFALLFLVVRNEKVSHFIRFNTMQAILLDIVLFLCSIVLQIVSSIPGAGFALETIANTIFIGIVAAVVYSVAQSVLGRYAEIPAISDAVHMQVR; encoded by the coding sequence ATGACTTGGCGCGGGTCTATAACGGTTTCCGACCGGATTTTTGCTTGTTTACCTTATTTGCTACCCTTAGTTGAAGGTCTAGCCTTTGGTAGGTTTTTGTTCAGTCAGTTTCCATTACTAGCGGTGCTGTTTCTCCCTTTGAGTCCCATACAGGGAATTTATGCCAGCATCCCTTTTGCCAGCCTGATTATTTTCTTTGCCTTATTATTTTTAGTGGTGAGAAACGAAAAAGTTAGTCACTTCATTCGTTTCAACACGATGCAGGCTATTCTTTTGGACATTGTTTTATTTTTGTGTTCCATAGTGCTGCAAATTGTCAGTTCAATTCCTGGTGCTGGCTTTGCTTTAGAAACCATCGCCAACACCATCTTTATCGGCATAGTGGCAGCAGTTGTCTATTCTGTTGCTCAATCTGTGTTGGGACGTTATGCAGAAATTCCGGCAATTTCTGATGCAGTGCATATGCAAGTGCGCTAA
- a CDS encoding type I restriction-modification system subunit M, with protein sequence MDLSLQNKIVSFIWSIADDCLRDVYVRGKYRDVILPMFVLRRLDCLLESTKADVLEEVRFQREEAKFEVLDPTGLQEASGYVFYNVSEWTLKKLVKTAANNRQILEANFKAYLDGFSDNVKEIISKFELRNQIRRMVEADVLHDVLEKFTSTDINLSPHEIVDSKGETLPGLSNLGMGYVFEELIRKFNEENNEEAGEHFTPREVIKLMIHLLFIPIKDEIPPVITVYDGACGSGGMLTESQGFIEAAEGEINSQSQVLLYGKEVNGETYAICKSDMMIKGNDPENIKFGSTLATDDFQGMHFNFMLSNPPYGKSYKSDQKYILDGKEVLDPRFQVELQNFQGQLETLPAIPRSSDGQLLFLMDMVGKMKRLNDSPLGSRIASIHNGSALFTGDAGSGESNIRRWIIENDWLECIVGLPLNMFYNTGIATYIWVLSNRKPEKRRGKVQLIDASEWYGKLRKNLGKKNCELTPENIQQITETFLRFEETAESKIFDNQDFGYHKITVERPLRLSFQVTPERVEQFGSLADDKLYPVLGILKDLFGDEVYQDFNLVKQKLEKALKAEGFKLAAKDLKLIYDTFTEKDETAEAVIKKKTKAGVVYESDSELRDTENVPLKEDIQEYFNREVLPHVPDAWIDFEKTVRGYEISFTKYFYKFQPLRSLADIAADILALEAETEGVLKAVIGV encoded by the coding sequence ATGGACTTATCACTGCAAAACAAAATCGTTTCCTTTATTTGGTCAATTGCTGATGATTGTCTGCGGGATGTCTATGTTAGAGGCAAATACCGGGATGTGATTCTGCCCATGTTTGTTTTGCGGCGGCTAGATTGTTTGCTGGAATCAACCAAAGCAGATGTACTGGAAGAGGTGCGCTTTCAACGGGAAGAAGCGAAATTTGAGGTACTTGACCCCACGGGTTTACAAGAAGCTTCGGGTTATGTATTTTATAATGTTTCTGAGTGGACATTAAAGAAATTAGTCAAAACTGCTGCTAATAATCGCCAAATCTTAGAGGCAAATTTTAAAGCTTATTTGGATGGCTTTAGCGATAACGTTAAAGAAATTATCAGCAAATTTGAACTGCGTAACCAAATTCGGCGCATGGTGGAGGCTGATGTTTTACACGATGTTTTAGAGAAATTTACCTCCACAGACATTAACCTGAGTCCCCATGAAATTGTAGACAGCAAGGGAGAGACATTACCAGGGCTGAGTAACCTGGGAATGGGTTATGTATTTGAAGAATTAATCCGCAAATTTAACGAAGAAAATAACGAAGAAGCCGGGGAACACTTCACCCCCCGCGAAGTTATTAAGTTGATGATTCATTTATTATTTATTCCCATTAAAGATGAAATTCCGCCAGTAATTACCGTTTATGATGGGGCTTGCGGTTCGGGGGGAATGCTGACAGAATCTCAAGGTTTTATCGAAGCCGCAGAAGGAGAAATTAATTCTCAGTCTCAGGTTTTATTGTATGGGAAAGAAGTCAACGGCGAAACCTATGCTATTTGTAAATCAGACATGATGATTAAGGGGAATGACCCAGAAAACATTAAGTTTGGTTCAACTTTAGCAACCGATGATTTTCAGGGAATGCATTTTAATTTTATGCTGTCAAATCCCCCTTATGGTAAATCTTATAAATCTGACCAAAAATATATTTTAGATGGTAAAGAAGTTTTAGATCCTCGCTTTCAGGTGGAACTGCAAAACTTTCAGGGACAATTAGAAACATTACCAGCTATTCCCCGTTCTTCTGATGGTCAATTGCTGTTTTTAATGGATATGGTCGGGAAAATGAAGCGACTAAATGATAGTCCTTTGGGTAGCCGTATCGCTTCAATTCATAATGGTTCGGCTTTGTTTACTGGGGATGCTGGAAGCGGCGAAAGTAATATTAGGCGGTGGATTATTGAAAATGACTGGTTAGAATGTATTGTGGGTTTACCTTTGAATATGTTTTATAACACGGGTATTGCTACTTATATTTGGGTGCTATCTAACCGGAAACCGGAAAAGCGTAGAGGCAAGGTACAATTAATTGATGCTTCTGAATGGTATGGCAAGTTAAGAAAGAATTTAGGTAAGAAGAATTGTGAGTTAACGCCAGAAAATATTCAGCAAATTACGGAAACGTTTTTAAGGTTTGAAGAAACAGCAGAATCAAAGATTTTTGATAATCAAGATTTTGGTTATCACAAAATTACTGTGGAGCGTCCTTTAAGGTTAAGTTTTCAAGTCACACCAGAACGAGTAGAGCAGTTTGGCAGTTTAGCTGATGACAAATTATATCCGGTTTTGGGGATATTAAAGGATTTATTTGGGGATGAGGTTTATCAAGATTTTAACTTGGTTAAACAGAAGTTAGAAAAAGCTTTGAAGGCGGAAGGATTTAAGTTAGCGGCTAAGGATTTGAAGTTAATTTATGATACGTTTACAGAAAAGGATGAAACGGCGGAAGCTGTAATTAAGAAGAAAACGAAAGCGGGGGTAGTTTATGAGTCTGATTCTGAGTTGCGCGATACTGAGAATGTGCCTTTAAAGGAAGATATTCAGGAGTATTTTAATAGGGAAGTTTTACCCCATGTCCCCGATGCTTGGATAGATTTTGAGAAGACGGTACGGGGTTATGAGATTTCTTTTACTAAATATTTTTACAAGTTTCAGCCTTTGCGGAGTTTGGCTGATATTGCGGCGGATATTTTGGCTTTGGAAGCTGAGACGGAAGGGGTTTTAAAAGCTGTTATTGGCGTGTAG
- a CDS encoding STAS domain-containing protein, which produces MTISQDQVVLFKPHGNIDLQSGMTFSEQMLAVTPQSDQLWVIDLSYVDFMDSSGLVPLINGLTLARQSGFRLVLCNVQAPVRLILELTQLDSVFEIFDTYEDIFSNINHKNLALAS; this is translated from the coding sequence ATGACTATCTCACAAGATCAAGTGGTTTTATTTAAGCCCCACGGCAACATAGACTTGCAGAGTGGAATGACTTTTAGCGAACAGATGCTTGCGGTAACACCCCAGTCAGATCAACTCTGGGTGATTGATCTGTCATACGTAGATTTCATGGACAGTTCAGGATTAGTCCCCTTAATCAATGGACTAACATTAGCACGCCAAAGTGGTTTTCGTTTAGTTTTGTGCAACGTGCAAGCTCCGGTAAGATTAATTTTGGAACTAACACAACTGGATTCAGTGTTTGAAATTTTCGACACTTACGAGGATATTTTCAGCAACATTAATCATAAAAATCTAGCTTTAGCAAGCTAA
- a CDS encoding Npun_F5560 family protein — MSQTDTPNIQALSTEVSQLRQELQLRDQLVQQLSQELFRLVKGNTNFMPQRSQPEYDQSQLQALQEQLQAVEQQVTFYQEQITTRDTEIYQLRHSVQELTDRSRMLEQVIQELPQIYRRKFEERMAPVREKVAILQRENRKLQAELQSVSYRLAIKTRTASHSGIDLPNFARPESHQIENNISTVQNA; from the coding sequence GTGAGCCAAACTGACACACCCAACATCCAAGCTCTCTCTACCGAAGTATCGCAGCTGCGCCAAGAGTTGCAGCTTCGTGATCAATTAGTGCAGCAGCTATCTCAAGAACTTTTCCGGCTGGTTAAAGGCAATACTAACTTTATGCCCCAGCGTTCTCAACCAGAATATGATCAGAGTCAGTTACAAGCATTGCAAGAACAATTGCAAGCCGTTGAGCAGCAGGTAACGTTCTACCAAGAACAAATTACCACTCGTGACACCGAAATCTACCAACTCCGCCATTCAGTACAAGAACTCACTGATCGCAGTCGGATGTTGGAGCAGGTTATACAAGAATTACCTCAAATTTACCGTCGTAAGTTCGAGGAGCGTATGGCCCCAGTCAGAGAAAAAGTAGCAATACTACAACGAGAAAACCGCAAACTTCAAGCAGAATTGCAAAGTGTGAGTTACCGTTTGGCCATCAAAACCCGCACTGCTAGTCACAGTGGCATTGATTTACCGAATTTTGCCCGCCCAGAATCTCACCAAATTGAAAATAATATTTCTACAGTTCAAAATGCCTGA
- the glyA gene encoding serine hydroxymethyltransferase — MTKTNSDILANSDPAIAQLINQELQRQRDHLELIASENFTSAAVLAAQGSALTNKYAEGLPGKRYYGGCEFVDQVEQIAIDRAKQLFGAAHANVQPHSGAQANFAVFLTLLQPGDKIMGMDLSHGGHLTHGSPVNVSGKWFEVCHYGVSKETEQLDYEQIREQALRERPKLLICGYSAYPRVIDFEKFRSIADEIGAYLLADIAHIAGLVASGLHPNPIPFCDVVTTTTHKTLRGPRGGLILTRDAELGKKFDKSVFPGTQGGPLEHVIAGKAVAFGEALKPEFKDYSAQVIENARALASQLQNRGLKLVSNGTDNHLMLVDLQNIGLTGKQADQLVSGVNITANKNTVPFDPQSPFVTSGLRLGSPAMTTRGMGVTEFTEIGNIIADRLLSPDSETVAQDCRQRVAALCDRFPLYPHLQIPVPALA; from the coding sequence GTGACTAAAACGAATTCCGATATTTTGGCTAACTCCGATCCGGCGATCGCCCAATTAATTAACCAAGAACTACAACGCCAACGCGACCACCTAGAGTTAATTGCTAGTGAAAACTTTACCTCAGCTGCTGTACTAGCAGCCCAAGGTTCAGCATTAACCAACAAATACGCCGAAGGATTACCAGGTAAACGTTACTATGGCGGTTGTGAATTTGTCGATCAAGTCGAACAAATCGCCATCGACCGAGCTAAACAGCTATTTGGTGCGGCTCATGCGAATGTCCAACCCCATTCCGGCGCTCAGGCAAATTTTGCAGTTTTCCTGACATTACTGCAACCCGGCGATAAAATCATGGGGATGGATTTGTCTCATGGGGGACATCTCACCCACGGTTCACCTGTGAATGTTTCGGGTAAATGGTTTGAAGTTTGCCATTACGGTGTCAGCAAAGAAACAGAACAGCTAGACTACGAACAAATTCGGGAGCAGGCGCTGAGGGAGCGTCCCAAGCTCTTAATTTGTGGATATTCCGCCTATCCTCGTGTAATTGATTTTGAAAAGTTCCGTAGTATTGCTGATGAAATCGGCGCTTACTTGCTGGCGGATATTGCCCATATCGCTGGTTTAGTGGCTAGCGGTTTGCATCCTAACCCGATTCCTTTCTGTGATGTCGTCACAACCACAACTCATAAAACCCTCCGTGGTCCTCGTGGTGGGTTGATTTTGACCCGCGATGCCGAATTAGGTAAAAAGTTCGATAAATCCGTTTTCCCTGGCACTCAAGGCGGTCCATTAGAACACGTGATTGCAGGTAAAGCAGTGGCTTTTGGGGAAGCTCTGAAGCCTGAATTTAAAGACTATTCGGCGCAAGTAATTGAAAATGCCCGTGCTTTGGCAAGTCAACTGCAAAACCGTGGTTTAAAACTGGTGTCAAATGGTACGGATAACCATTTGATGCTAGTAGATTTACAGAATATTGGACTTACCGGAAAGCAAGCCGATCAACTGGTGAGTGGCGTGAATATTACCGCTAACAAAAATACAGTTCCCTTTGATCCGCAATCACCATTTGTTACCAGTGGTTTGAGGTTAGGTTCTCCAGCCATGACTACACGGGGCATGGGTGTGACAGAGTTTACCGAGATTGGGAATATTATCGCTGACAGACTGCTGTCGCCTGATTCTGAGACAGTAGCACAAGATTGTCGGCAACGGGTCGCGGCATTGTGCGATCGCTTCCCCTTGTACCCACATCTACAAATTCCTGTACCAGCCTTAGCTTAA
- a CDS encoding fumarylacetoacetate hydrolase family protein: MAQRYVRVQNLEGKIYYGLLQLSLNVQVLDAPPWLQGQPTDLILEPENYQILTPCAPSKVVAVGKNYADHAAEMGTTVPNEPLIFLKPSTSIIATETEIMYPPQSQRVDYEGELALVIGDRTCDCTIEEAQTKIWGYTIANDVTARDLQQNDSQWTRAKGFDTFCPLGPWIVRELNPGARLQTFLNDDAIPVQSACIDQMVFAPDVLVSYISQVMTLLPGDVVLTGTPLGVGQLHIGDRIRVEIEGIGRLENKVVRR; encoded by the coding sequence ATGGCGCAGCGCTATGTGCGAGTTCAAAATCTAGAAGGCAAGATTTATTATGGATTGCTACAACTATCCCTGAATGTGCAGGTGCTAGATGCTCCACCCTGGTTACAAGGACAACCCACAGATTTAATTCTAGAACCGGAAAATTACCAAATTCTTACCCCCTGTGCGCCCTCAAAAGTAGTGGCGGTAGGGAAGAATTATGCAGATCATGCGGCAGAAATGGGAACTACAGTGCCAAATGAACCATTAATATTTCTCAAGCCTTCAACATCTATCATTGCCACGGAAACAGAAATTATGTATCCGCCCCAGTCGCAACGGGTAGATTATGAAGGTGAGTTAGCATTGGTGATTGGCGATCGCACCTGTGACTGCACAATAGAAGAAGCCCAAACCAAAATTTGGGGCTATACCATTGCTAACGACGTGACGGCGCGGGATTTACAACAAAACGATAGCCAATGGACTCGCGCCAAAGGTTTTGATACGTTTTGTCCTTTAGGCCCTTGGATTGTCCGGGAATTAAATCCTGGGGCAAGATTACAGACCTTTCTGAATGACGATGCTATCCCTGTGCAATCTGCCTGTATTGATCAGATGGTGTTTGCTCCTGATGTTCTAGTGTCCTACATTAGTCAGGTGATGACACTATTACCAGGAGACGTGGTGCTAACCGGTACGCCATTGGGTGTTGGGCAGTTACACATAGGCGATCGCATCCGTGTAGAAATTGAAGGTATTGGTCGCCTAGAAAACAAAGTGGTTAGGCGTTAA